The proteins below are encoded in one region of Aspergillus nidulans FGSC A4 chromosome III:
- the kipB gene encoding kinesin family protein kipB (transcript_id=CADANIAT00005931), which yields MGASSDSSSISVTVRVRPFTIREAAQLTKCEDGPLFLGDGSLAGAPAPKLNQKGLRSIIKVIDDRCLVFDPPEDNPVQKFSRSVVPNGKRVKDQTFAFDRIFDQNATQGEVYEATTRSLLDSVLDGYNATVFAYGATGCGKTHTITGTPQQPGIIFLTMQELFERIEERKSEKHTELSLSFLEIYNETIRDLLVPGGAKSGLSLREDSNKAVSVSGLSSHSPKSVQEVMDMIMKGNACRTMSPTEANATSSRSHAVLQINVAQKDRNADINEPHTMATFSIIDLAGSERASATKNRGERLFEGANINKSLLALGSCINALCDPRKRNHVPYRNSKLTRLLKFSLGGNCKTVMIVCVSPSSQHFDETQNTLRYANRAKNIQTKVTRNVFNVNRHVKDFLVKIDEQMALINELKAQQRESEKVAFAKFKKQTEKKDAAVREGLARIRNAYDHSLPERQERINNMIRLKQVSRRIGLLSSWIAAFDNVCANSENEVPLSNLQAVRKTAQGILLELEGSRQHYHQRLAKSTWDRGMTSAVENAVQQLQEFDTSDKSDVTNLRREAELLRANTEREALSAVAEQDKAGDAAVVQLLLQAHFEIASSIERIMHLSEEEAVEMGKRSLTKMLDSCCTATSNVVKPDSNLPPMPTFSPSKHSPAKAKKRLSLAIVPPSKSLNATVALHPTAPTSPTRGSPRRRKMGTGRKSVSFSPKKAPAKPPKRSVRWKDDEEDGTLTEIQKTPQKREATLIHRSVSPQEPGLPRASPIPRGIPVPTRNFSPSGGSSPIPTPSDQPLSIPKNNRFKTGFLSKKTGSSPIPAPPTVALSVSDRSSPLRDIEGSSFLNRASTERPSRIAVRTPSGNYSPSPAQPETKGEWKASKDDVRRISTAMRRISIGSFGTSASATALRAHRRRSPTSATYGSSPPENTMFTAQARRMAKGEKELENKPAVLGPRSLPIKKNTSQRRTTFGGDIRPRDFSFSGRDIRLSAIGGF from the exons ATGGGGGCCTCAAGCGACTCTTCGTCTATCAGCGTCACTGTCAGAGTGAGGCCGTTTACAATTCGCGAGGCAGCCCAGCTCACCAAATGTGAAGATGGTCCGCTGTTTCTTGGAGACGGTTCCCTCGCTGGTGCACCAGCTCCAAAGCTGAACCAAAAGGGTCTCAGGTCAATCATCAAAGTCATTGACGACAGGTGTTT AGTATTCGATCCCCCAGAAGACAATCCCGTCCAAAAGTTCTCCAGAAGTGTTGTTCCCAACGGAAAACGTGTGAAAGACCAGACATTTGCGTTTGATAGAATTTTCGATCAGAATGCCACCCAAGGCGAAGTATACGAAGCGACTACACGAAGCCTGCTCGATAGCGTCCTTGATGGATACAATGCCACCGTATTCGCTTATGGTGCGACCGGATGTGGAAAGACACATACTATCACTGGCACTCCGCAGCAGCCCGGTATTATTTTCCTCACCATGCAGGAGTTATTCGAACGTAtagaagagaggaaaagcgaGAAGCATACGGAATTGTCCCTTTCGTTCTTAGAGATCTACAATGAAACGATTCGAgatcttcttgttcccgGCGGCGCAAAAAGCGGGCTATCCCTGCGAGAAGACTCAAACAAAGCAGTATCAGTATCCGGATTGTCAAGCCATAGCCCGAAATCTGTGCAGGAGGTGATGGATATGATCATGAAGGGTAATGCTTGCCGGACAATGTCCCCAACCGAGGCGAATGCCACCTCTTCTCGATCCCATGCGGTTCTTCAGATCAATGTTGCAcaaaaagacagaaatgCCGATATCAACGAACCACACACTATGGCGACCTTTAGCATTATCGACTTGGCAGGAAGCGAGCGCGCGAGCGCAACGAAAAATAGGGGGGAAAGGCTCTTTGAAGGTGCAAACATCAACAAGTCACTCCTCGCCCTCGGTAGCTGCATAAATGCACTCTGCGATCCACGCAAACGAAACCACGTTCCTTACCGAAACTCGAAGCTAACACGACTCCTTAAATTTTCGCTCGGAGGCAACTGTAAGACAGTCATGATTGTCTGTGTCAGTCCATCCAGCCAACATTTCGACGAAACCCAGAATACCTTGCGTTATGCCAACCGGGCAAAGAACATTCAAACCAAGGTCACGCGAAATGTATTCAATGTTAATCGCCACGTCAAGGACTTCCTGGTGAAGATTGATGAACAGATGGCATTAATTAACGAACTCAAAGCGCAGCAGAGGGAATCCGAAAAAGTCGCCTTTGCCAAGTTTAAGAAGCAGACTGAAAAGAAGGATGCTGCTGTGCGGGAAGGTCTCGCTCGGATACGGAACGCCTATGATCATTCGCTACCGGAGCGGCAAGAAAGAATAAATAATATGATTAGATTGAAGCAGGTAAGCCGCAGAATCGGCCTACTGTCATCGTGGATTGCAGCTTTCGATAATGTTTGCGCAAATTCTGAAAACGAGGTGCCATTGTCGAATCTACAAGCCGTCCGGAAAACAGCTCAAGGAATCTTGCTAGAGCTGGAAGGAAGTAGGCAGCATTACCACCAGCGCCTGGCAAAGAGTACCTGGGACCGTGGTATGACATCGGCCGTTGAGAATGCTGTCCAACAACTTCAAGAATTCGATACGAGTGATAAAAGTGATGTTACCAACCTTCGGCGTGAGGCGGAGTTGTTGAGGGCGAATACCGAGCGAGAGGCTCTATCGGCCGTTGCAGAACAAGACAAGGCAGGAGATGCTGCTGTAGTGCAGCTGTTACTTCAGGCACACTTTGAAATAGCTTCATCGATTGAGCGTATTATGCATTtgagcgaggaagaggccgTGGAAATGGGCAAACGAAGTCTGACCAAAATGCTCGATTCATGCTGTACAGCAACCTCGAACGTCGTCAAACCGGACAGCAATCTGCCCCCGATGCCGACCTTCAGCCCTTCAAAACATAGCCCCGCCAAGGCAAAAAAGAGATTGAGCTTAGCTATTGTTCCTCCCTCAAAGAGCCTGAACGCAACAGTCGCATTGCACCCGACCGCCCCAACCTCTCCTACGCGAGGATCTCCTCGCCGTCGTAAGATGGGCACGGGGAGGAAGAGCGTCAGCTTTTCGCCCAAGAAGGCCCCAgcaaagccgccaaagcGGAGCGTTCGATGGaaggatgacgaggaagacggtaCCCTGACTGAAATTCAGAAGACACCGCAAAAACGTGAAGCCACCCTAATCCATCGGAGCGTCAGTCCGCAAGAGCCTGGGCTCCCCAGAGCCTCACCGATTCCTCGTGGCATCCCAGTTCCAACTCGAAACTTCAGCCCTTCAGGTGGCTCCTCGCCAATTCCAACACCTTCCGATCAGCCATTGAGCATTCCGAAGAATAACAGATTCAAGACGGGCTTTTTATCTAAAAAGACTGGcagctctccaattcctgcaCCACCTACAGTAGCTCTCTCCGTTTCCGACCGGAGTTCTCCACTGCGTGACATAGAAGGCAGCAGTTTTCTAAATCGAGCATCTACAGAGCGGCCATCTAGGATTGCGGTCAGAACGCCGAGCGGCAACTACTCACCCAGTCCTGCGCAGCCTGAGACTAAGGGCGAATGGAAGGCTAGCAAGGATGATGTGAGAAGAATTAGCACCGCTATGAGACGTATCTCAATCGGGTCTTTCGGTACCAGTGCATCTGCGACTGCGCTTCGTGCTCACCGTCGCCGCAGCCCGACTTCAGCAACTTACGGTAGTTCACCACCAGAGAACACGATGTTCACCGCGCAAGCCAGGCGGATGGCCAAGGGCGAAAAAGAGCTCGAAAACAAACCTGCTGTCCTAGGCCCTCGGAGCCTTCCCATAAAGAAGAACACTAGTCAGAGACGCACAACGTTCGGAGGAGACATTCGTCCTAGAGACTTTAGCTTCTCAGGCCGGGATATCCGGCTGAGTGCTATTGGCGGTTTCTGA
- a CDS encoding uncharacterized protein (transcript_id=CADANIAT00005933), protein MDAEQPSGTRNPESTTLYKILHWDKFFESEAPPRLGMEVGQRLPLTALSAFSAGLAIGATHGSKKAAYRFRAENAHRFPTTPTGWFQYHKTKNYISIVGGVKEGMKMGFKLGAGALAFCLFEETVDYARHDQRDFISTVTAGLSFSGIYSLLARHDVYTAARTTKLGLKLSLVYGLMQDALESLKGNRPAYIDFILGRRSKVE, encoded by the exons ATGGACGCTGAACAGCCCTCTGGGACTCGCAATCCGGAGTCCACAACTCTATACAAGATATTACACTGGGATAAGTTCTTCGAGTCGGAAGCGCCACCCAGATTGGGAATGGAGGTTGGCCAACGATTGCCATTAACTGCCCTGTCCGCATTCTCTGCCGGCCTGGCCATCGGTGCGACTCATGGAAGCAAGAAGGCTGCGTATCGTTTCCGCGCCGAGAACGCTCATCGCTTTCCCACGACGCCGACCGGATGGTTTCAGTACCACAAAACCAAGAACTACATATCTATAGTTGGGGGCGTCAAAGAGGGCATGAAGATGGGATTCAAATTAGGCGCCGGCGCGCTGGCGTTCTGTCTCTTTGAGGAAACAGTTGACTATGCTCGTCACGACCAGAGAGACTTCATATCCACCGTTACGGCTGGCTTGTCTTTTTCTGGGATCTACAGTCTATTAG CTCGGCACGATGTGTACACTGCGGCACGAACAACCAAGTTGGGCCTGAAATTGAGTCTCGTGTATGGTTTGATGCAGGATGCGCTCGAAAGTTTGAAGGGCAACCGACCTGCTTATATTGATTTCATCCTCGGTCGGCGGTCCAAAGTCGAATGA
- a CDS encoding uncharacterized protein (transcript_id=CADANIAT00005932), which produces MPDPLSWTLLFKKHRTTVLLLLPPSHTIEATKTKLLEALRARGLKEINGDPVPEDPTAIEFGVAVDKNDLEKGWTSLEAPKIEADDAPKRGPEKKTTSISLKAAELNNGQSIAFRFRKMGVTSFDNATDLGLEDPGWDVVIPKFDDEEVSS; this is translated from the exons ATG CCGGATCCTTTGAGCTGGACGCTGCTCTTCAAGAAGCACAGAACGACCGTGCTCTTGCTGCTTCCGCCTTCTCACACCATCGAGGCCACCAAGACAAAGCTCCTGGAAGCTCTTCGAGCGCGCGGTCTAAAGGAAATTAACGGCGATCCGGTCCCTGAAGACCCCACAGCGATCGAGTTTGGTGTTGCAGTGGACAAAAATGACCTAGAGAAAGGATGGACGAGCCTCGAGGCCCCGAAGATTGAAGCCGACGATGCGCCCAAACGAgggccggagaagaagactaCGTCTATCAGCTTGAAGGCAGCAGAACTCAACAACGGGCAGTCTATTGCGTTCAGATTCCGAAAGATGGGGGTGACCAGTTTTGACAACGCCACTGATCTCGGCCTAGAGGACCCTGGTTGGGATGTTGTTATCCCGAAGtttgatgacgaagaagtcaGCTCATAG